GGCCGTCGGAGCCCTCCCCGGCCACAGTGGTAACCATGAACCCGGCCCGGCGCAGGGCGTGGGCAATTTCCACCCCCTTGAGGGCGCTGATCAAGCGGATCACCACGTTGCCCAGGGCCAGCTTCTTCTCGGCCAGGATGCCTACCACATTGCCCGTGGCGAATCCCACGGCATAGAACAGTCCGAGCACAGGCGCGTCACCGACTTTGGTCATGACCGCCGAGGTTCCGAAAACCCACAGGGTCATCTCCAGGCAGCCCAGGTAAAAGGCCGCACGCGACTCGCCGAGCATGGTCACGATGGTTCGCACGGTACCGATGGTCAGGGCCATCACCTCCAACAGGAAGATGACCAGCCCGAGAAAAAGGACATCCAGCGTCATAGTCTCACCCTCAAAATGAAAATCAGAGAGTGAGCAGTATGCACCATTGCCCCATGGGTCAAGCGAAATACGCCGGAAGAATTGTGACAATTACGCACCCGGTTTCCGGGCTGCGAAATCGTCTGCCGCCGCCTCGGGGGAGCCGTTTCGCCGCCACCATTCAACAGCCTATATTTACTCAATAAAAATGACAGGCGCCAAACCATGTTTCCGTGGCCGCCCCGAGGGGAAAAATTCCGCCGGGACGTTTCCGCACTCCTCCCCGATGGAATCGGATGCCGGTTGCCCCCTTTCGCCCCTGAAGAAAAGAATCAAATATGGAAA
The sequence above is drawn from the Desulfovibrio sp. Huiquan2017 genome and encodes:
- a CDS encoding DUF5698 domain-containing protein, which codes for MTLDVLFLGLVIFLLEVMALTIGTVRTIVTMLGESRAAFYLGCLEMTLWVFGTSAVMTKVGDAPVLGLFYAVGFATGNVVGILAEKKLALGNVVIRLISALKGVEIAHALRRAGFMVTTVAGEGSDGPVTVQFVVCKRKDMKLVLSEAHAIDRDLFYTFETAGGASEVASPSTSRMDKFLRPLRRLVPQF